The Inediibacterium massiliense genome has a segment encoding these proteins:
- a CDS encoding YbjQ family protein, giving the protein MILVTTDFITGKKIETIGLVKGATVRAKHVGKDIMSGLKTLVGGEITSYREMMEEAREIATNRMIEEGRALGADGIVNIRYATSAIMQGAAEVMVYGTAVKFIEE; this is encoded by the coding sequence ATGATTTTAGTAACTACAGATTTTATCACCGGAAAAAAAATAGAGACAATAGGTCTTGTAAAAGGAGCTACTGTAAGAGCAAAGCACGTTGGAAAAGACATTATGAGTGGACTTAAAACTTTAGTAGGAGGAGAAATCACTTCTTACAGAGAAATGATGGAGGAAGCCAGAGAAATTGCTACTAATAGAATGATAGAAGAAGGAAGGGCATTAGGAGCAGATGGAATTGTAAATATAAGATATGCAACAAGTGCCATTATGCAGGGAGCAGCAGAAGTAATGGTTTATGGTACTGCTGTTAAGTTCATAGAAGAATAG
- a CDS encoding ABC transporter ATP-binding protein, with translation MKDVRKVYRVGDEKVVALNHVSLEIKQGEVCCFLGTSGSGKSTLLNLMAGLEKPTKGTIKINGHFIQKMNEKQLAKFRQKYVGFIFQSYNLLPALTALENVSLPLTFRGIGKRKRAEISKKMLEAVGLKKYITHKPTQMSGGQQQRVGIARAFVSYPPIVFADEPTGNLDSKTTHEVMKLMLEMAREHNETLIIVTHDKSIAEYADKIVYILDGDIQKVEEKNKGENYEKEGS, from the coding sequence ATAAAGGATGTTCGAAAAGTATATAGAGTAGGAGACGAAAAAGTAGTTGCACTCAATCATGTTTCCCTGGAAATCAAGCAAGGAGAAGTTTGTTGTTTCTTAGGAACATCAGGTTCAGGGAAATCAACACTATTAAATCTTATGGCAGGTCTTGAAAAGCCTACAAAAGGAACAATCAAAATTAACGGACATTTTATTCAAAAAATGAATGAAAAACAACTTGCTAAATTTAGACAAAAGTATGTTGGATTCATTTTTCAATCTTATAACTTACTTCCTGCATTAACAGCCCTTGAAAATGTTAGTTTACCCCTTACATTTAGAGGAATAGGAAAAAGAAAGAGAGCAGAAATATCAAAAAAAATGTTAGAAGCTGTTGGACTAAAAAAATATATCACTCATAAGCCTACGCAGATGAGTGGAGGTCAACAACAAAGGGTAGGGATCGCAAGAGCATTTGTAAGCTATCCTCCTATTGTTTTTGCAGATGAGCCTACAGGAAATTTGGATTCAAAAACGACTCATGAAGTAATGAAGTTAATGCTTGAAATGGCAAGAGAGCATAATGAGACATTGATTATTGTAACACATGATAAAAGTATCGCAGAATATGCAGATAAAATTGTCTATATATTAGATGGAGATATACAAAAAGTAGAAGAAAAGAACAAGGGGGAGAATTATGAGAAAGAAGGTAGTTAG
- a CDS encoding COG1361 S-layer family protein: MRKKVVSLFFVFLLMVSILPIHQMAYAEGPKLVIGRNTSTPTFQPGEDIRLGIPVENIGSESVSDVVISLDTSDLKNFPFVIDKMTTTKRISSIHGHSDEDVGFYLKVAMDAESKTYPIKVNMSYDSESGGGSAAETIYVKIEDNSKKPSLEVKDVKFKGGSVFSGQSTNMEIDLRNEGETLAKDIELKFEGLKANEIRLDKYMEKKKIQQIQPKHFETVSFPISASKELATGTYELELVMSYKDQYDHIYEKKAKVYVPVDGAGDQELDFSFEKLTYPKEGVKTGQDFIVAFDLKNSSDQDAKNVKVTVDGGEFILPKSASIKNIKNIAAGQMNHLEFKFFAKDGAESKNYPIQIKVEYGLKSSKAEDMRSMSQYVGVYVVGDNSKLTPKIIVDNYNFGGEYVKTGEDFLLNVSFYNTNKSNTISNIKVSLSSEGEIFTPVGSSNSFYIDEIKAKGHVQKTIKLKPKVDAEQKTYGLNVDIEYEDHNGKQYTAKENIGIPVVQDLQLMIEQVEIPPEVFAGTPTGISVAFYNTGRSLLRNVMIKTVGDFEIKDGNVYLGNLESGKDDYYDVTITPSKEGKFKGKIIFEYDDTTGKHYITEREFEINAMKEEMPPMPEDEMGMPEDGEKNPNKKWIIISIVGVGIAIVGFVFYRKRKKRKAEEVSIDE, from the coding sequence ATGAGAAAGAAGGTAGTTAGTTTATTTTTTGTTTTTTTGTTAATGGTGAGTATATTACCTATTCATCAAATGGCGTATGCAGAAGGACCTAAATTGGTCATAGGAAGAAATACGTCTACACCAACTTTTCAGCCTGGTGAAGATATAAGACTAGGTATTCCTGTAGAAAATATTGGATCAGAAAGTGTAAGCGATGTAGTTATATCTTTAGATACAAGTGATTTAAAAAATTTTCCTTTTGTAATAGATAAAATGACTACAACAAAAAGAATTTCATCTATCCATGGACATAGTGATGAAGATGTAGGATTTTATTTAAAAGTAGCTATGGATGCAGAAAGCAAAACATATCCAATAAAGGTGAATATGAGCTATGATTCAGAAAGTGGAGGAGGCAGTGCTGCTGAAACCATTTATGTAAAAATTGAAGACAATTCAAAAAAACCTTCATTAGAAGTAAAGGATGTAAAATTTAAAGGTGGAAGCGTTTTTAGTGGACAAAGTACCAATATGGAAATAGATCTTAGAAATGAAGGAGAAACTTTAGCAAAGGATATAGAGCTTAAATTTGAAGGATTAAAGGCAAATGAAATTCGCTTAGATAAGTACATGGAAAAGAAAAAGATTCAACAAATACAACCAAAACATTTTGAAACTGTATCTTTTCCTATTTCAGCAAGTAAGGAGTTAGCAACAGGAACTTATGAATTAGAATTGGTTATGAGCTATAAAGATCAATATGATCATATTTATGAAAAAAAGGCAAAAGTATATGTACCAGTAGATGGAGCAGGAGATCAGGAATTAGATTTTTCTTTTGAAAAACTTACATATCCTAAAGAGGGTGTAAAGACGGGTCAAGATTTTATCGTTGCATTTGATCTGAAAAATTCATCAGATCAAGATGCAAAAAATGTAAAAGTAACAGTAGATGGAGGAGAATTTATATTACCTAAATCGGCTTCTATCAAAAATATAAAGAATATTGCTGCTGGACAAATGAATCATTTAGAATTTAAATTTTTTGCAAAAGATGGAGCAGAATCAAAAAATTATCCTATTCAAATCAAAGTAGAATATGGACTCAAAAGTTCCAAGGCAGAAGATATGCGTTCTATGAGTCAGTATGTAGGGGTATATGTTGTGGGAGATAATTCTAAGCTTACTCCTAAAATTATTGTAGATAATTATAACTTTGGAGGAGAATATGTAAAAACAGGAGAGGACTTTTTATTAAATGTTTCTTTTTATAACACAAATAAAAGCAATACTATAAGCAATATTAAAGTGAGTTTAAGTTCAGAAGGAGAAATATTTACTCCTGTAGGAAGTAGTAATTCCTTTTATATAGATGAAATCAAAGCAAAGGGACATGTACAAAAGACAATCAAATTAAAACCAAAAGTAGATGCAGAGCAAAAAACTTATGGTTTGAATGTAGATATTGAATATGAAGATCATAATGGAAAACAATATACAGCAAAAGAAAATATTGGTATTCCTGTAGTTCAAGACTTACAACTTATGATTGAGCAAGTAGAAATTCCACCAGAAGTATTTGCAGGAACCCCTACTGGTATATCTGTAGCATTTTATAATACAGGAAGAAGTCTTCTTCGTAATGTAATGATTAAAACAGTAGGAGATTTTGAAATCAAAGATGGAAATGTTTATTTAGGAAATTTAGAGTCTGGAAAAGATGACTACTACGATGTAACTATTACGCCAAGTAAAGAAGGAAAATTTAAAGGAAAAATTATTTTTGAATATGATGATACTACAGGCAAACATTATATAACAGAAAGAGAATTTGAAATCAATGCAATGAAGGAAGAGATGCCTCCTATGCCAGAAGATGAAATGGGTATGCCAGAAGATGGTGAAAAAAATCCTAATAAAAAGTGGATTATTATTTCTATTGTAGGAGTAGGAATAGCTATAGTAGGATTTGTATTTTATAGAAAGCGTAAGAAAAGAAAAGCTGAGGAAGTGAGTATAGATGAATAG
- a CDS encoding ABC transporter permease codes for MNSIDLFKMGFHNLWRKKTRTFLTVLGVVIGTSSIVVMLSLGIAMDQSFQEYIDSMGSLNIIEVDGSGRYYMEESSSKNQKEVPLNDDTVSKIEGIEGVKAVMPIKRANMKMAVGKMIGYVNVIGIDPNIMEEFDFKIDRGRLLLPTDKEVMIFGSRVAFDFRNPRLRNDNDGFSDKPPVDLISNKMILTSDMDYGERRSNSEKDKDYKPPKPHEVKGVGILTESNDDKGWNAYMNMTSFKKILKEDAKFNRDNNRSREKSKDEYESLKVKVENIEQVEKVQEQLKGMGLQTYSLTDMLKSMKEQSRKMQAILGGIGAVSLLVAAIGITNTMIMSIYERTREIGVMKVLGANLPDIKKLFLIEAAMIGFVGGICGLVFSYLVSYGLNQIGGGFMGGMGGETGISVITPILSGSALIFSTIVGIVSGYLPARRAMNLSALEAIKTE; via the coding sequence ATGAATAGTATAGACCTTTTTAAAATGGGTTTTCATAATCTATGGAGAAAAAAGACAAGAACTTTTCTTACGGTTTTAGGAGTAGTGATAGGAACAAGCTCTATTGTTGTTATGTTATCATTAGGAATTGCAATGGATCAAAGTTTTCAAGAATATATTGATAGTATGGGAAGTTTAAATATTATTGAAGTAGATGGTTCAGGAAGATATTATATGGAGGAGTCATCTTCTAAAAATCAAAAGGAAGTACCATTAAATGATGATACTGTATCTAAAATAGAAGGAATAGAAGGAGTCAAGGCTGTTATGCCTATTAAAAGGGCAAATATGAAGATGGCAGTAGGCAAAATGATAGGTTATGTAAATGTTATAGGAATTGATCCCAATATTATGGAAGAATTTGATTTTAAGATAGACAGAGGAAGACTTTTGCTTCCTACAGATAAAGAAGTCATGATTTTTGGTAGTCGAGTTGCTTTTGACTTTAGAAATCCAAGACTAAGAAATGACAATGATGGGTTTTCAGATAAACCTCCTGTAGATTTAATTAGTAATAAAATGATTTTAACTTCAGATATGGATTATGGAGAAAGAAGAAGCAATTCTGAAAAAGATAAGGATTATAAGCCTCCAAAACCTCATGAAGTAAAAGGAGTAGGAATATTAACAGAAAGTAATGATGATAAAGGCTGGAATGCTTATATGAATATGACATCATTTAAAAAAATATTGAAAGAAGATGCAAAGTTTAATCGTGATAATAATCGATCAAGAGAAAAAAGTAAAGATGAATATGAAAGTTTAAAAGTAAAGGTAGAAAATATTGAGCAAGTAGAAAAAGTACAAGAACAATTAAAAGGAATGGGACTTCAAACTTATAGCTTAACAGATATGTTAAAGTCTATGAAGGAACAATCAAGAAAGATGCAAGCCATATTAGGAGGAATTGGAGCGGTTAGTTTATTGGTTGCAGCCATTGGAATTACTAATACTATGATTATGAGTATTTATGAAAGAACTAGAGAAATAGGAGTGATGAAAGTATTAGGAGCCAATCTTCCTGATATTAAAAAATTATTTCTAATAGAAGCTGCTATGATTGGTTTTGTAGGTGGGATATGTGGACTGGTATTTAGTTATTTAGTATCTTATGGACTTAATCAAATTGGAGGAGGATTTATGGGTGGTATGGGAGGAGAAACGGGTATTTCGGTGATTACTCCTATATTATCAGGATCTGCACTTATCTTTTCTACAATTGTAGGAATTGTATCAGGATATTTGCCAGCAAGAAGAGCTATGAATTTAAGTGCATTAGAAGCAATAAAGACAGAATAA
- the nhaC gene encoding Na+/H+ antiporter NhaC — MESNGSKVSLGKALLVIAFLVVALIGGLMFFDGDPHIPLLTTTAFASLVAVTSGQKWEDLEEGILSTIKMGMQSILILMIIGCIMGTWILSGVVPAMIYYGLKIISPGIFLIATCIICSIVSIATGSSWTTAGTVGIALIGVGTGLGIPSPVIAGAIISGAYFGDKMSPLSDTTNLAPAMAGTTLFEHIRHMCYTTGPSMLISCVLFGILGIKYAGKELDVAGINVMLDALNANFTINPLLIIPPILVILMVVFKVPALPGLFGGTLLGAIFAGIFQGAGMTEIIQAAHKGYVSETGVESIDALLSGGGLHGMMWTVSLILIALSFGGVMESSGMLNAIAQKILSFAKSTGSIVVATFFTCLFCNLATGDQYLSVVIPGRMYKDIFRDKGLHPKNLSRCLEDFGTITSPLVPWNTCGAFMTTALGIHPFVYLPYAFLNLINPLVSIFYGFTGITMEKLPPEESPTEV, encoded by the coding sequence ATGGAATCCAATGGTTCGAAGGTCAGTTTAGGAAAAGCTCTATTGGTTATCGCATTTTTAGTCGTAGCTTTAATCGGAGGCTTGATGTTCTTTGATGGAGATCCACATATTCCACTTTTAACTACAACAGCTTTTGCATCCTTAGTAGCAGTAACATCTGGTCAAAAGTGGGAAGATCTTGAAGAAGGTATTTTAAGTACTATTAAAATGGGTATGCAATCTATTCTTATTCTTATGATCATTGGTTGTATTATGGGTACTTGGATTTTATCTGGTGTTGTACCTGCTATGATTTATTATGGTTTAAAAATTATTTCTCCTGGTATATTCTTAATTGCAACTTGTATCATTTGTTCTATTGTATCCATCGCAACAGGAAGCTCTTGGACAACTGCTGGTACAGTAGGTATTGCCTTGATCGGAGTGGGTACAGGTCTTGGTATTCCTTCTCCAGTTATTGCTGGTGCTATTATCTCAGGTGCTTATTTTGGAGATAAAATGTCCCCTCTTTCTGACACTACAAATTTAGCTCCTGCCATGGCTGGTACTACACTATTTGAACACATTAGACATATGTGTTACACTACTGGACCTAGTATGCTTATATCTTGTGTATTATTTGGAATATTAGGTATAAAATATGCAGGAAAAGAACTAGATGTAGCTGGAATCAATGTAATGCTAGATGCTCTTAATGCTAACTTCACTATTAATCCTCTATTAATCATTCCTCCTATTTTAGTTATTTTAATGGTAGTATTTAAAGTTCCAGCCCTTCCTGGTTTATTTGGAGGAACACTACTTGGTGCTATATTTGCAGGTATATTCCAAGGTGCTGGAATGACTGAAATTATCCAAGCTGCTCATAAGGGATATGTTTCTGAAACAGGTGTAGAATCTATAGATGCCTTACTTTCTGGCGGTGGACTACATGGCATGATGTGGACTGTATCTTTAATTTTAATTGCCCTGTCGTTCGGAGGAGTTATGGAGAGTTCTGGAATGCTCAATGCTATTGCACAAAAAATATTATCCTTTGCTAAAAGTACAGGGTCTATTGTAGTTGCAACATTCTTCACTTGCCTTTTCTGTAATTTAGCTACAGGAGATCAATATTTATCTGTCGTAATTCCTGGAAGAATGTATAAAGATATCTTTAGAGATAAAGGACTCCATCCTAAAAACTTATCTAGATGTCTTGAAGACTTTGGTACCATTACATCTCCTTTAGTTCCTTGGAACACTTGCGGAGCTTTTATGACTACCGCTTTAGGCATTCATCCATTTGTTTATTTACCATATGCATTTTTAAATCTCATCAATCCATTAGTTTCCATATTCTATGGTTTTACAGGAATCACTATGGAGAAACTCCCTCCAGAAGAATCTCCAACAGAAGTTTAA
- a CDS encoding Mrp/NBP35 family ATP-binding protein, with protein sequence MNIQKEKPQEGTHIKKIIAIMSGKGGVGKSSVTSLMAISLQNKGYKVGIMDADITGPSIPKIFGINHERAFSDGQAILPVKTLSGIKVMSLNLLVKEEDDPVVWRGPMISGTAKRFFTDVAWGELDFLLIDMPPGTGDVPLTIMQSLPVDGIVVVSSPQDLVKLIVKKSVNMAKMMGTPIYGIVENMSYFMCPNCNEKHYIFGQGRVEEAAKEIGIEVLYSLPIDREFVSLCDEGKVELYGKIEFGRCEEFAQKIEEKVGGKK encoded by the coding sequence ATGAATATACAAAAAGAAAAACCACAAGAAGGAACACATATAAAAAAGATTATTGCTATTATGAGTGGAAAGGGAGGAGTAGGAAAATCTTCTGTTACCTCTTTGATGGCTATCTCTTTACAAAATAAAGGATATAAAGTAGGAATTATGGATGCGGATATTACAGGACCTAGTATTCCTAAAATATTTGGAATCAATCATGAGAGAGCTTTTTCTGATGGACAAGCTATATTACCTGTAAAAACTTTATCTGGTATAAAGGTTATGTCTTTAAATTTATTAGTCAAAGAAGAAGATGATCCAGTAGTATGGAGAGGTCCTATGATCTCAGGTACAGCAAAGAGATTTTTTACAGATGTAGCATGGGGAGAATTAGACTTTTTATTAATTGATATGCCACCAGGAACAGGAGATGTACCTCTTACTATTATGCAGTCTCTTCCTGTAGATGGAATTGTAGTAGTATCTTCTCCTCAGGATTTAGTAAAATTGATCGTAAAGAAATCTGTAAATATGGCAAAAATGATGGGTACACCTATTTATGGTATTGTAGAAAATATGAGCTATTTTATGTGCCCGAACTGCAATGAAAAGCATTATATTTTTGGACAAGGAAGAGTAGAAGAGGCAGCAAAGGAAATAGGAATAGAAGTACTCTACAGCCTTCCTATTGATCGTGAATTTGTTTCTCTTTGTGATGAGGGAAAAGTCGAATTATATGGTAAAATAGAATTTGGAAGATGTGAAGAATTTGCACAAAAAATAGAAGAAAAAGTAGGAGGTAAGAAATAA
- a CDS encoding NifB/NifX family molybdenum-iron cluster-binding protein, with product MKIAISVLEKEMDAMMDARFARCSYFAIVDMQKNECEWIENQGTAACHGGAVLTAQQVVSQGVEALITGFVGPNAMKVLEEGNVKVYRGKGGTVEDEITLYEEGKLEALQAAIQGSTCSFHE from the coding sequence ATGAAAATAGCTATTTCAGTTTTAGAAAAAGAAATGGATGCGATGATGGATGCCAGATTTGCAAGATGTTCATATTTTGCAATTGTAGACATGCAAAAAAATGAATGTGAATGGATAGAAAATCAAGGTACAGCGGCTTGCCATGGTGGAGCTGTACTTACTGCACAACAAGTAGTAAGCCAAGGAGTAGAAGCACTTATTACAGGGTTTGTAGGACCTAATGCTATGAAAGTATTAGAAGAAGGAAATGTGAAAGTGTATAGGGGAAAAGGTGGTACCGTAGAGGATGAAATCACTTTATATGAAGAAGGAAAGCTTGAAGCTTTACAGGCAGCTATACAAGGAAGTACATGTAGTTTTCATGAATAA
- a CDS encoding DUF134 domain-containing protein yields MPRPTKPRKIAFMPESRYFIPVGKGKCNLEEIQLKLEELEAMRLKDIEKLSQEECAEKMHISRQTFQLIIDEARKKVAEALTEGKAILIEGGNYTLNICKYECKSCGHIFCEAYEKEIHVCPVCNEKEVSCLEQGKFCRRRCEKGWCRQDKE; encoded by the coding sequence TTGCCTAGACCTACAAAACCTAGAAAAATTGCATTTATGCCGGAAAGCAGGTATTTTATTCCTGTAGGGAAAGGAAAGTGTAATCTTGAGGAGATACAGCTTAAGCTTGAAGAATTAGAGGCCATGAGGCTTAAAGACATAGAAAAACTCTCGCAAGAAGAATGTGCAGAAAAGATGCATATTTCAAGACAAACCTTTCAGCTCATTATTGATGAGGCAAGAAAAAAAGTAGCGGAGGCTCTCACGGAAGGAAAGGCTATTTTAATAGAAGGTGGCAATTATACTTTAAATATATGCAAATATGAATGTAAAAGCTGTGGACATATATTTTGTGAAGCTTATGAAAAAGAAATTCATGTTTGTCCTGTATGTAATGAGAAAGAAGTTTCATGTTTAGAGCAAGGTAAATTTTGTAGAAGAAGATGTGAAAAGGGTTGGTGTAGACAAGACAAAGAATAA
- a CDS encoding regulatory protein RecX yields MSVITKIEQQKNQKRINLYIDDEFFMGMDLEIFYKLHLKEGQCIDQEKIKEIIHEEMYLKAKNKSLQFLKFSGRTQKEMEKKLKDQGYEDHIIHRVINFLMEYGWINDEEMAKYLVKSKLEGKKYGKNRIKQELQQKGVENEWIENALEEEFNEEKEYENARLLALRKRKSIKDEDSRKIYEKIGRYLVYKGYGYDLIRKVLDEILKKN; encoded by the coding sequence ATGTCAGTAATTACAAAAATTGAACAACAAAAAAATCAAAAAAGGATTAATCTATATATAGATGATGAATTTTTTATGGGAATGGATTTGGAAATTTTTTATAAGCTGCATTTAAAAGAAGGACAATGTATAGATCAAGAAAAAATAAAAGAAATCATTCATGAGGAAATGTATCTAAAAGCAAAAAATAAATCGCTTCAGTTTTTAAAATTTAGTGGACGCACTCAAAAAGAAATGGAGAAAAAATTAAAGGATCAAGGATATGAGGATCATATTATACATAGAGTGATAAATTTTTTAATGGAATATGGATGGATTAATGATGAAGAAATGGCAAAATACCTAGTGAAAAGTAAATTAGAAGGAAAAAAATACGGAAAAAATAGAATCAAACAAGAATTACAACAAAAAGGAGTAGAGAATGAGTGGATTGAGAATGCGTTGGAAGAAGAGTTTAACGAAGAAAAGGAATACGAAAATGCACGATTGTTAGCTTTAAGAAAAAGAAAAAGTATAAAAGATGAAGATTCTAGAAAGATTTATGAAAAAATAGGAAGATATTTAGTTTATAAAGGATATGGATATGATTTGATTCGAAAAGTTTTAGACGAGATATTAAAGAAAAATTAA